In Anaerobacillus isosaccharinicus, one genomic interval encodes:
- a CDS encoding HypC/HybG/HupF family hydrogenase formation chaperone yields MCVGVPAKVIERHEYSAVVDVMGSQMTVGIIFVPEVELGNYVIVHAGQAMSIVDEEYALVSLEEWRKIADARNA; encoded by the coding sequence ATGTGTGTTGGAGTTCCAGCAAAAGTTATTGAAAGACATGAATACTCAGCTGTTGTTGATGTAATGGGGTCGCAAATGACTGTAGGTATTATTTTTGTTCCTGAAGTAGAGCTAGGTAATTATGTAATCGTTCATGCAGGCCAAGCAATGTCGATTGTTGATGAAGAATATGCCCTCGTTAGTTTAGAAGAGTGGAGGAAAATTGCAGATGCTAGAAACGCTTAA
- a CDS encoding nitrate reductase cytochrome c-type subunit, giving the protein MKSNNLLFSVGLVLLIASLFLGIVGCTDNSATGPKQEQPKQETPKQEEPAKEPAKTVNVPQLNQDRAEAATMVLISAPTLQPVDHAGRWDPKTKGASCLMCHEQAEAMGAREIPIDHFVDEDRAKGIFGPRYVCVTCHGLDTGETKAAFND; this is encoded by the coding sequence ATGAAATCTAATAATTTATTATTCTCAGTCGGTTTAGTATTATTAATAGCTTCACTATTTTTAGGCATAGTAGGTTGTACAGATAATTCAGCAACTGGACCAAAGCAAGAACAACCAAAACAAGAAACACCAAAACAAGAAGAGCCTGCTAAAGAGCCAGCTAAAACAGTAAATGTACCACAGCTAAATCAAGATAGAGCAGAAGCTGCAACCATGGTTTTAATCTCTGCGCCTACGCTACAACCAGTTGACCATGCTGGTAGATGGGACCCTAAAACAAAAGGTGCAAGTTGTCTAATGTGCCACGAACAAGCAGAAGCAATGGGTGCAAGGGAAATTCCGATTGATCATTTTGTAGATGAAGATCGTGCCAAAGGAATTTTTGGACCTCGATATGTTTGCGTTACATGTCATGGTTTAGATACTGGAGAAACAAAAGCAGCATTTAACGATTAA
- the hypE gene encoding hydrogenase expression/formation protein HypE, producing MSEKISLAHGDGGELAHQLIQEVFVSAFEHHEHARLDAALLHVPSNKLAISTDSFVIKPVFFPGGNIGKLAIVGTVNDIAVSGAEPLYMTVGFILEEGFLIKDLKEIVTAMAEEAKKANVKIVAGDTKVVERGSVDGIFINTTGVGVIKEENFLPRKIKEGDSVIISGTIGDHGVAILSARGELGLLTDLESDCACLNRLIDDIMSASNKVKIMRDPTRGGVATTLVEICEDFKVAIEIREDDLPIKPEVEGACDLLGFEPLYLANEGKLLVIVAKEDEAKVLEVMKKHELGIDATSIGHVVEQGEGKLFLKMTLGSRRRLNRLSGIQLPRIC from the coding sequence ATGTCAGAAAAAATAAGTTTAGCTCATGGTGATGGTGGCGAACTTGCACATCAATTAATTCAGGAAGTTTTTGTTAGCGCATTCGAACATCATGAACACGCTCGCTTAGATGCAGCGCTATTACATGTTCCTTCAAACAAATTAGCTATTTCCACTGATAGCTTCGTCATTAAACCAGTCTTTTTTCCAGGAGGAAATATTGGCAAGTTAGCCATCGTTGGTACAGTAAATGATATTGCTGTTAGTGGCGCAGAACCTTTGTACATGACAGTTGGTTTTATTCTTGAAGAAGGGTTTTTAATTAAAGATTTAAAAGAGATAGTTACAGCAATGGCCGAAGAAGCGAAAAAGGCGAATGTGAAAATTGTCGCAGGTGATACAAAAGTTGTTGAACGTGGTAGTGTTGATGGAATATTTATCAATACTACAGGCGTAGGGGTAATAAAAGAGGAGAATTTCCTTCCTAGAAAGATCAAAGAAGGAGATTCAGTTATTATTAGTGGCACAATTGGAGACCACGGAGTAGCAATTTTAAGTGCCAGAGGTGAATTAGGTCTATTAACAGACTTAGAAAGTGACTGTGCATGTTTAAATCGATTAATAGATGATATCATGAGTGCCTCAAATAAAGTGAAAATAATGAGAGACCCAACTAGAGGCGGAGTAGCAACGACATTAGTAGAGATTTGTGAAGACTTTAAAGTTGCTATAGAAATTCGAGAAGATGATTTACCAATTAAGCCTGAAGTTGAAGGTGCTTGTGATCTTTTAGGTTTTGAGCCTTTATATTTGGCCAATGAAGGTAAGTTACTTGTAATCGTTGCTAAAGAAGATGAAGCAAAGGTACTAGAGGTAATGAAAAAGCATGAGCTTGGTATTGACGCCACATCTATAGGACATGTGGTGGAACAAGGTGAAGGGAAGTTATTTTTGAAAATGACTTTAGGTAGCCGTCGTCGCTTAAATCGCCTTTCTGGGATACAACTTCCGAGAATTTGCTAG
- the hypF gene encoding carbamoyltransferase HypF encodes MENFKATKITVKGRVQGVGFRPFIFFIAEKYAICGTVQNNMDGVKIIAEGEVSSVAAFVEVIKTKPPRIARIDQIKVEEISFNNFNSFTIIESERGGKSSLVIPVDTAVCPECLAEMEDPENFRYQYPFINCTQCGPRYTIIRELPYDRPYTTMSDFLMCEDCKKEYDDPTNRRHHAQPIACPKCGPTVTLSSIKGEFLSTGKKAIDETIKYIKSGKIVAIKGIGGYHLACDAMDEDVVQRLRQRKKRPNRPLAIMAGTVTAVEKVASFCQKEIELLHSPEAPIVVLKKKENDTLPEAVAPGMNTIGVFLPYTPLHKLLFLNSELDLIIMTSANPSGLPMLHKDDEAFTYLDGIADHILSSNREIEHPIDDSVVQLVNDEVHFFRRARGYVPDPIFTERDVNGVIALGPQQKNTFTFGRYDQLFIGPHIGDMGSVEVTNHYLNEFLHLEKWMGVNRVVVAHDMHPQYETTKLAQEMKASVIIPVQHHHAHHVACMEDNLLKEPCFGLILDGTGYGEDGNIWGFELLYGDAISFKRMGHLAYYPLPGGEKAVKEPWRNAVGLIISQFGIEEGKSVSATLFPEKQREIEIIATMIDKKINSPLAGTCGRLFDAVSAMVRTCTVSTYDGEAAIRLSELVSEEEVIDEYYPFELIVKDGIVQISLKNMLKEVIKEIGQGKEAKQISLKFHETIVQICTSLLSEATKQNPFLPKKVVLSGGSFHNRYLLTKLVKALKEKDFQVFTHKKVPCSDGGISLGQLIIASEKNN; translated from the coding sequence ATGGAAAACTTTAAAGCTACAAAAATAACAGTAAAGGGACGGGTGCAAGGTGTTGGGTTCCGTCCCTTTATTTTCTTTATTGCAGAAAAATATGCTATTTGCGGGACAGTTCAAAATAATATGGACGGTGTCAAAATTATAGCTGAAGGAGAAGTTTCTTCAGTAGCTGCTTTTGTTGAAGTGATAAAAACGAAACCGCCGCGTATAGCTAGAATTGATCAAATAAAAGTGGAAGAGATCTCTTTTAACAATTTTAATTCATTTACAATTATCGAAAGTGAACGTGGTGGGAAGTCTTCGTTAGTTATCCCAGTTGATACTGCAGTTTGTCCAGAATGTTTAGCAGAGATGGAAGACCCAGAGAACTTTCGCTATCAATATCCATTTATCAATTGTACGCAATGTGGTCCTAGATACACAATTATTCGTGAGCTACCATATGATCGGCCTTACACAACAATGTCTGATTTTCTTATGTGTGAGGATTGTAAAAAAGAATATGATGACCCAACGAACAGAAGGCATCATGCGCAGCCGATAGCTTGTCCAAAGTGTGGGCCAACAGTGACATTGAGCTCAATCAAGGGTGAGTTTCTATCAACAGGAAAAAAAGCAATTGATGAAACGATAAAGTATATAAAATCTGGGAAGATCGTTGCCATTAAGGGGATAGGTGGTTATCATTTAGCGTGCGACGCCATGGATGAAGATGTAGTTCAAAGATTAAGACAAAGGAAAAAACGTCCTAATCGACCGCTTGCTATTATGGCGGGAACAGTTACTGCAGTAGAGAAAGTAGCTTCTTTTTGTCAAAAAGAAATCGAGTTACTTCATTCTCCAGAAGCTCCGATTGTTGTTTTAAAGAAAAAAGAGAATGATACCCTTCCCGAGGCAGTTGCACCAGGTATGAATACAATTGGTGTATTTTTACCGTACACGCCTTTGCATAAGCTACTTTTTTTAAATAGCGAGCTTGATTTAATAATCATGACGAGTGCAAATCCTTCTGGGTTACCTATGCTACATAAGGATGATGAGGCTTTCACCTATTTGGATGGAATTGCTGATCATATCTTAAGTTCAAACAGAGAAATTGAGCATCCTATTGATGATTCTGTCGTTCAACTTGTAAATGATGAGGTCCATTTTTTCCGTCGTGCAAGGGGGTATGTCCCTGATCCGATTTTTACAGAGAGAGATGTTAATGGTGTGATTGCATTAGGTCCACAACAAAAAAACACATTTACTTTTGGGCGCTATGACCAACTATTTATTGGCCCTCATATTGGAGATATGGGAAGCGTGGAAGTGACAAATCATTATTTAAACGAATTTTTGCACCTAGAAAAATGGATGGGTGTTAATCGTGTCGTAGTTGCTCATGATATGCACCCACAATATGAAACTACGAAGTTAGCTCAAGAAATGAAAGCGTCAGTAATCATACCAGTCCAACATCACCATGCTCACCATGTAGCATGTATGGAAGACAATCTTTTAAAAGAGCCGTGTTTTGGATTGATCTTAGATGGGACCGGCTACGGCGAAGACGGAAACATTTGGGGGTTTGAGCTTTTATATGGAGATGCTATCAGCTTTAAGAGAATGGGCCACTTAGCTTATTATCCTTTACCGGGTGGAGAAAAGGCTGTAAAAGAGCCTTGGAGAAATGCAGTTGGTTTAATCATTTCTCAATTTGGAATAGAAGAGGGTAAGAGCGTTTCTGCAACGTTGTTTCCAGAGAAACAAAGAGAAATCGAAATCATTGCAACAATGATTGATAAGAAGATTAATAGTCCACTAGCAGGAACGTGCGGGCGCTTGTTTGATGCAGTAAGTGCTATGGTTAGGACTTGTACGGTATCTACTTACGACGGTGAAGCTGCAATTAGATTATCAGAGTTGGTCTCTGAAGAAGAAGTTATAGATGAGTATTATCCTTTCGAGCTGATTGTAAAAGATGGCATTGTCCAAATTTCACTAAAAAACATGCTTAAAGAAGTGATTAAGGAAATTGGACAAGGCAAAGAAGCGAAACAGATTTCTTTAAAATTCCATGAAACGATCGTGCAGATATGCACCAGTTTGTTATCAGAAGCGACAAAGCAAAATCCGTTCCTACCGAAGAAGGTCGTATTGTCCGGGGGGAGTTTCCATAACCGTTACTTACTAACGAAACTAGTAAAGGCTTTAAAAGAAAAAGATTTTCAAGTTTTTACTCACAAAAAAGTACCGTGCAGTGATGGTGGAATATCTTTAGGTCAGTTAATTATCGCATCTGAAAAAAATAATTAG
- a CDS encoding hydrogenase maturation nickel metallochaperone HypA produces the protein MHEMALMGDILNIIQDDIQKRSFSKVTKIELIVGDISNAMPDALEMAFDVYKTQSIPFLDKDSKLVIIREEAKAKCYICDTEYFPDQKLALCPNCKIPSGQLISGETFKVYSYEGS, from the coding sequence ATGCATGAAATGGCTTTAATGGGTGATATTTTAAATATCATTCAAGACGACATTCAGAAACGCTCATTCTCAAAAGTTACAAAGATAGAACTAATCGTTGGTGATATTAGTAATGCTATGCCAGACGCATTAGAAATGGCTTTTGATGTATATAAAACACAATCAATACCTTTTTTGGACAAGGATAGTAAGCTAGTAATCATTCGGGAAGAAGCAAAAGCGAAATGCTATATTTGTGACACTGAGTATTTTCCTGACCAAAAGCTTGCCCTATGTCCTAATTGCAAAATACCAAGTGGACAACTTATTTCTGGAGAAACATTCAAAGTTTATTCATACGAAGGGAGTTAA
- the napH gene encoding quinol dehydrogenase ferredoxin subunit NapH — MKKWMIARKSVQFLVLLLFLSPLFLVEVAGTNFFYGSLSSSEIFGIQLSDPLGALGVTLASKKIVWSFIGSALIVFLFYLVISGRVFCSWVCPVNTLLELTDSLRKRFKNLPDVQLNLNTKSQLAALVLILSFVIGVPIFEIISPIGNTLRNLLFVWGIGSFIILAIVLFDFFISKRGWCRYLCPVGGFYSSIGKAGQLRVKIDDEKCVSCMQCKKVCFSHPSILDPAINGEISYVISGDCSLCGACIDACSHEALSIGLRPYIQKKQHIEIPNEVKGEKM; from the coding sequence GTGAAAAAATGGATGATTGCTAGAAAGTCTGTCCAATTTTTAGTTTTACTGTTATTTTTATCGCCACTATTTCTAGTCGAAGTAGCTGGAACAAACTTTTTTTATGGGTCACTATCATCTTCCGAAATATTCGGAATTCAACTCTCCGATCCTCTAGGAGCTTTAGGTGTAACGTTAGCATCTAAAAAAATAGTTTGGAGCTTTATTGGATCTGCTTTAATTGTATTTCTTTTTTATTTAGTTATTAGTGGGCGAGTTTTCTGTAGCTGGGTGTGCCCAGTCAATACATTACTTGAACTTACCGATTCATTAAGAAAGCGCTTTAAAAATCTACCTGACGTTCAATTAAACTTAAATACTAAAAGTCAATTAGCGGCATTAGTATTAATTTTATCGTTTGTCATTGGTGTGCCAATCTTTGAAATTATTTCGCCAATCGGAAATACATTGAGAAATTTACTATTTGTATGGGGCATTGGTAGTTTTATCATCTTAGCTATTGTTTTGTTTGATTTTTTTATTTCCAAAAGAGGTTGGTGTAGATATCTTTGCCCAGTTGGAGGCTTTTATTCAAGCATCGGTAAGGCAGGTCAATTAAGGGTAAAGATTGATGATGAAAAGTGTGTTAGCTGTATGCAATGTAAAAAAGTATGCTTCTCACATCCTTCAATTCTAGATCCGGCTATTAATGGTGAGATATCTTATGTTATATCAGGTGATTGTAGCTTATGTGGTGCTTGCATTGATGCTTGCTCCCACGAAGCTTTATCAATCGGTCTTAGACCGTATATACAAAAGAAGCAACATATTGAAATTCCAAATGAGGTTAAGGGGGAAAAGATGTAA
- the hypB gene encoding hydrogenase nickel incorporation protein HypB has product MKITLNEDVLVDNNTAAAYLREQFIESKTLVINVMSSPGAGKTTLLEQTIAKLSNDFRIGVIEGDLATEIDADRIRAAGAQAVQINTKGGCHLDARMVAKTIPDFDLSEIDILFIENVGNLVCPSGYDLGQQHKISVLSVPEGNDKIPKYPVMFRRTELVLLNKIDLLPYLNFNVEVAEEDLMGINPDSKLLKLSATTGEGMDEWFNWIKEAYGKL; this is encoded by the coding sequence ATGAAGATAACATTAAATGAAGATGTATTAGTAGACAACAATACAGCAGCAGCATATTTGAGGGAGCAATTTATAGAGAGTAAAACGCTTGTAATAAATGTAATGAGTTCACCGGGCGCAGGGAAAACAACATTATTAGAACAAACAATCGCAAAACTTAGTAATGACTTTCGAATTGGAGTTATTGAAGGTGATTTAGCAACTGAAATAGACGCAGACCGTATTCGTGCAGCAGGAGCACAGGCAGTGCAAATTAACACAAAAGGTGGTTGTCACCTTGATGCGCGAATGGTAGCAAAAACGATACCAGATTTTGATCTTTCAGAGATCGATATTTTATTTATCGAAAATGTTGGTAATCTCGTTTGCCCTTCTGGATATGACCTAGGGCAACAACATAAGATTTCTGTCCTTAGTGTTCCAGAAGGAAATGACAAAATTCCCAAATATCCTGTCATGTTCAGAAGAACAGAATTAGTTTTATTAAACAAAATCGATTTATTACCTTACTTAAACTTTAATGTGGAAGTAGCTGAAGAAGACTTAATGGGCATTAATCCAGATTCTAAGCTATTAAAGCTTTCTGCAACAACTGGTGAAGGTATGGACGAATGGTTTAATTGGATTAAAGAAGCGTATGGAAAACTTTAA
- the hypD gene encoding hydrogenase formation protein HypD — protein sequence MLETLKQFSSPELSKTLLDKIFDIADRYKEKFGKEPALMEVCGSHTVAVAKTGVKKLLAGKVKLISGPGCPVCVTDQQSIDAMIELAEGENRIICSFGDMIRVPGTNRTLMSAKTDGKDIRIVYAPVDAVKIAKENPDKEVIFLGIGFETTIPVLGVALKVAHEENVSNFSMWVTTKLVEPILRKLLNEGEVHVDGFLLPGHVSIVLGKNQYHYLVDEYKVPGVICGFEPVQLLNGIYQTIELLLNETPDIINAHRHIVRDEGNLQAQQLMEKYFEPCAEAWRGIGIIENSGLDIREEYSHLNAKLRFPIKVNPPKKTKCRCGDVIRGMIKPEECSLFAKACTPTNPIGPCMVSGEGSCAASYQFMREE from the coding sequence ATGCTAGAAACGCTTAAACAATTCTCCAGTCCAGAATTAAGTAAGACTTTACTAGATAAGATTTTTGATATTGCTGACCGTTATAAAGAAAAGTTTGGAAAAGAGCCTGCTCTTATGGAGGTTTGTGGTTCACATACAGTGGCTGTAGCGAAAACAGGTGTAAAAAAGTTATTGGCAGGAAAAGTTAAGCTCATTTCTGGGCCAGGGTGTCCAGTTTGTGTTACTGACCAACAGTCCATTGATGCGATGATCGAGCTAGCTGAAGGTGAAAATCGTATTATCTGTTCTTTTGGTGATATGATCCGTGTTCCTGGTACAAATCGAACATTAATGAGCGCCAAAACAGATGGTAAGGACATTCGCATTGTTTATGCTCCTGTTGATGCAGTTAAGATTGCCAAAGAAAACCCTGATAAAGAAGTTATCTTCTTAGGAATTGGCTTTGAAACGACCATTCCAGTTTTAGGAGTAGCGTTAAAGGTAGCCCATGAAGAAAATGTTTCTAATTTTTCAATGTGGGTAACAACAAAGCTAGTTGAACCGATCCTACGTAAGTTACTAAATGAAGGAGAAGTTCATGTTGATGGTTTTTTACTTCCAGGGCATGTTTCGATTGTTTTAGGAAAAAATCAATATCATTATTTAGTTGATGAATATAAGGTACCTGGTGTCATTTGTGGATTTGAGCCAGTTCAACTTCTGAACGGTATTTACCAAACGATCGAGCTGTTATTAAACGAAACGCCAGACATTATAAATGCTCATAGACATATTGTTCGCGACGAGGGGAACCTACAAGCGCAACAGTTGATGGAAAAGTACTTTGAGCCATGTGCAGAAGCGTGGCGCGGAATTGGTATTATTGAAAATAGTGGTTTAGATATCCGTGAAGAATACAGTCACTTAAATGCTAAATTACGTTTCCCTATTAAAGTAAACCCACCTAAGAAAACCAAATGTCGTTGTGGAGATGTTATTCGTGGCATGATAAAACCAGAGGAATGTAGCTTATTTGCGAAAGCTTGTACACCAACTAATCCAATTGGTCCTTGTATGGTTTCAGGGGAAGGAAGCTGTGCCGCATCTTACCAATTTATGAGGGAGGAATAA
- the napA gene encoding nitrate reductase catalytic subunit NapA, translating into MELTRRSLLKAAAISSAMIAAGCTKKEEVAIPEPKAPEKDPVQVETQSIEPDAWKTSVCRYCGTGCGVLVGVKDNKVIAVKGDPDNRSSRGLNCIKGYYLGKILFGKDRLTKPLIREDNSKKGTMDGFREASWDEALDLVASKIKEYRAEGPNKIAFWGSGQQTVHEGYTSVKLWKAGLESNCIDPNARLCMASAVVGFMTTFNSDEPMGCYDDLDLADTFVTWGANMAEMHPVLYSRLTARKLSGTNVKHYDLTTYHTRTSETADSVMVFRPQTDLAIANCIANYLIQTDSYDKEFVADHCQFFGGTENLGHTWDDNYDASEIGQKVMGHAEISFEEYKERVSEYTFEYVSELSGVPAAALEELAKEFADPNRKVMSTWTMGVNQHTRGTWMNNLIYSVHLLAGKISQPGCGPFSLTGQPSACGTAREVGVFSHRLPADLVVNNPEHRRFSELIWNLPEGYLDSIETPGFHTIKMFRELGNGNVKFLWSMSNNWGQTLPNTKRYHNHEGIAPNGQGIMDGFIVVSEVYPTRSTEMANVVFPAAMWVEREGMFGNAERRNAIFEKCQEPPGEAKWDIWAMVQVAKRALDGKKIGDHDAFDVIFGKYGPDIWDYAKNDLIDEHEVCVRLWNEYRMFTAPHLHENPAVQELGSKLKTRAKELAPYDEYLKQHGIRWPVREVNGKWLETKWRYANGKQEDGYDEIGVELMGDGKKKNKDLDFYKSWADHKARIYFRPFEEAAEVPDAEYPLWLCTGRVLEHWHSGSMTRRVPELHRAVPEALCEIHPDDAAAIGIKDHDYIFVESRRGRTKVKATTIGRGKPPKGLVYVPFFAEETMINDATHDVHCPLSKEPDYKKCAVKVYKA; encoded by the coding sequence ATGGAATTAACTCGTAGAAGCTTGTTAAAAGCTGCGGCAATTTCATCAGCTATGATTGCAGCTGGATGTACAAAAAAAGAAGAAGTAGCTATACCAGAACCAAAAGCTCCTGAAAAAGATCCTGTACAAGTTGAAACGCAATCAATTGAACCGGATGCATGGAAAACATCAGTTTGCCGTTATTGCGGAACAGGTTGTGGAGTATTAGTAGGAGTTAAAGATAATAAGGTTATCGCTGTTAAAGGTGACCCTGATAATCGTTCAAGTCGTGGTTTAAACTGTATAAAAGGCTACTACTTAGGTAAAATTTTATTCGGTAAAGACCGTTTAACAAAGCCGTTAATTCGTGAAGACAACAGCAAAAAAGGAACAATGGACGGTTTCCGTGAAGCATCATGGGATGAAGCCCTGGACTTAGTTGCTAGCAAAATTAAAGAATATCGTGCTGAGGGTCCAAATAAGATTGCGTTTTGGGGTTCAGGACAACAAACCGTTCATGAAGGATACACATCAGTTAAATTATGGAAAGCTGGTTTAGAGAGTAATTGCATTGATCCAAATGCTCGCCTCTGTATGGCAAGTGCGGTAGTTGGCTTTATGACGACGTTTAATTCAGATGAGCCTATGGGCTGCTATGATGATCTTGATTTAGCTGATACCTTTGTTACTTGGGGAGCAAACATGGCAGAAATGCACCCTGTTTTATACTCTCGCTTAACAGCTAGAAAACTATCGGGTACAAATGTTAAACATTACGATTTAACAACCTACCATACACGTACATCTGAAACAGCAGATAGCGTTATGGTGTTTAGACCACAAACAGACTTAGCGATTGCTAACTGTATTGCTAACTACTTAATTCAAACAGATTCTTATGATAAAGAGTTCGTAGCTGATCATTGCCAATTTTTTGGTGGAACAGAAAACTTAGGCCATACGTGGGATGATAATTATGATGCATCAGAAATTGGTCAAAAGGTTATGGGGCATGCTGAAATTTCTTTTGAAGAATACAAAGAACGCGTTTCTGAGTATACATTTGAGTATGTTTCAGAATTATCAGGTGTTCCAGCAGCAGCTTTAGAAGAATTAGCAAAAGAATTCGCTGATCCAAATCGTAAAGTTATGTCTACATGGACGATGGGGGTTAATCAACATACTCGCGGAACATGGATGAACAACTTAATTTATAGTGTTCACTTACTAGCTGGTAAAATTAGCCAACCAGGGTGTGGCCCATTTTCATTAACTGGTCAGCCAAGTGCTTGTGGTACTGCCCGTGAAGTTGGAGTATTCTCACACCGCCTACCAGCTGACTTAGTAGTAAATAATCCAGAGCACCGTAGATTTTCTGAATTAATTTGGAATTTACCAGAAGGGTATTTAGACTCTATCGAAACTCCAGGTTTCCACACAATTAAAATGTTCCGTGAACTTGGAAACGGGAATGTGAAATTCTTGTGGAGCATGTCTAACAACTGGGGTCAAACATTACCAAACACCAAACGTTACCATAACCATGAAGGAATTGCCCCTAATGGTCAAGGGATCATGGATGGATTTATTGTTGTTTCAGAAGTGTATCCAACTCGCTCAACAGAGATGGCGAACGTTGTTTTCCCAGCAGCTATGTGGGTAGAAAGAGAAGGAATGTTTGGAAATGCTGAACGAAGAAACGCAATTTTTGAAAAATGCCAAGAACCTCCAGGAGAAGCGAAATGGGATATTTGGGCAATGGTTCAAGTTGCAAAGCGTGCTCTTGATGGCAAGAAAATCGGTGATCACGATGCGTTCGATGTAATTTTCGGTAAGTATGGTCCAGATATTTGGGATTACGCTAAAAATGATTTAATCGATGAACATGAAGTTTGTGTAAGACTATGGAATGAATATCGAATGTTTACTGCTCCGCATCTTCATGAAAACCCAGCTGTACAAGAACTAGGTAGTAAATTGAAGACAAGAGCAAAAGAATTAGCTCCATACGATGAGTATTTAAAACAACATGGTATTCGTTGGCCGGTTCGTGAAGTAAACGGTAAGTGGTTGGAAACGAAATGGCGTTATGCAAATGGTAAACAAGAAGATGGTTATGACGAAATTGGTGTTGAATTAATGGGTGACGGTAAGAAGAAAAACAAAGACCTCGATTTCTATAAGTCGTGGGCAGATCATAAAGCAAGAATTTACTTTAGACCGTTTGAGGAAGCAGCAGAAGTTCCAGATGCTGAGTACCCACTATGGCTATGTACAGGACGTGTACTAGAGCACTGGCATAGTGGATCAATGACTCGCCGTGTACCAGAACTGCATCGTGCTGTACCAGAAGCATTATGTGAAATCCATCCGGATGATGCAGCAGCAATTGGTATTAAAGATCACGATTATATCTTTGTTGAATCACGCAGAGGTAGAACAAAAGTAAAAGCTACGACAATAGGTCGTGGAAAGCCTCCAAAAGGTTTAGTATATGTTCCATTCTTTGCGGAAGAAACAATGATTAATGATGCTACACATGATGTTCATTGTCCACTATCAAAAGAGCCTGATTACAAAAAATGTGCAGTTAAAGTCTATAAGGCATAG
- a CDS encoding 4Fe-4S dicluster domain-containing protein: MKGLGLLRTVIGGFAAYELLKLMKAGSKQVLRPPGASDEDEFLALCTRCGKCNQACPYKSINMGTSNMGLGLGTPFIDARESPCWLCEDFPCVEACPTTALSGIEKRSDVNMGVAIIDKDTCIAYKGIRCEVCYRECPLIDEAIKLDIYLKPDDNIHAIFGPVIDPEKCVGCGICVHKCVVENPVAIKIQPREAGGLL, translated from the coding sequence TTGAAAGGGCTCGGGTTACTCAGAACTGTTATTGGTGGGTTTGCAGCTTATGAACTGCTGAAGTTAATGAAAGCAGGTAGTAAGCAAGTATTAAGACCACCAGGTGCTAGTGATGAAGATGAATTCCTTGCTTTATGCACGCGTTGTGGAAAATGCAATCAAGCCTGTCCCTACAAATCTATTAATATGGGAACTAGTAATATGGGGTTAGGTTTGGGAACACCATTCATCGATGCGAGAGAATCACCATGTTGGCTTTGTGAAGATTTCCCTTGTGTAGAGGCTTGTCCAACTACTGCGTTAAGTGGGATTGAAAAACGTAGTGATGTAAACATGGGTGTTGCTATTATTGACAAGGATACCTGTATTGCATACAAAGGAATACGTTGTGAAGTTTGCTACCGAGAATGTCCTCTAATTGATGAAGCTATTAAACTGGATATTTATTTAAAGCCTGACGACAATATTCATGCGATTTTCGGACCGGTTATTGATCCAGAAAAATGTGTCGGCTGCGGAATTTGTGTTCACAAATGTGTCGTAGAAAATCCAGTTGCAATCAAGATCCAACCACGTGAGGCAGGTGGTCTACTGTGA